The Argopecten irradians isolate NY chromosome 6, Ai_NY, whole genome shotgun sequence genome has a window encoding:
- the LOC138325182 gene encoding lysosomal dipeptide transporter MFSD1-like produces MAGLRAEDCGYRFLVLFFNCMLTFGSYYCFDMPSVLQDEFQGVGNCTQNSTEQENSTCVKCDDCLGMSADDYNLLYAIYAWTNAAVVIGAGFLIDKLGNRIGVFLFSFLCVVGSSLFALGTMFKGTSAMLPVMLLGRLLFGSGNGSLTIVQNRITAYWFRNKELAMAFGITLAFSRLGSVLNFFLTQSFSETYGLSWTLWAGAMLCGLGFISAMIVSFLDMYGVRQLGDEQNLKAESKKLKVTDIKYFSLSYWLLALAIMFFYNGVFPFVADASEFIHVKYKFNLKTSSYLAGAVYDVSMIVSPFLGGLIDIIGRRGILAVMCASLTIPVFGILAFTSVYPLVATLWLGVTYSFAAASLWPSIPLVVSPATVGTAMGLTTSIQMIGIGVSNLIVGQILGKNLHLERDETLLRWKYVMIFLLANSLACVLTTVFLNINDNRRGGILNLSRKQKALKAAQLENEQEEKEPDESDPLIPNRRRHVIN; encoded by the exons atggcgggACTACGAGCAGAAGACT GTGGATATCGTTTCCTGGTGCTGTTTTTCAACTGCATGTTGACGTTTGGCTCCTACTACTGTTTTGATATGCCAAGTGTTTTACAGGATGAATTTCAAGGG GTTGGTAATTGTACACAAAACTCTACTGAACAAGAGAACAGCACCTGTGTTAAATGTGATGACTGCCTAGGGATGTCTGCTGATGACTACAACCTCCTTTACGCCATATACGCCTGGAC GAATGCTGCTGTTGTCATTGGTGCAGGCTTCCTCATAGACAAACTTGGAAACAGAA tTGGAGTATTTCTATTCTCCTTCCTATGTGTTGTGGGATCCTCACTGTTTGCCCTTGGTACCATGTTTAAGGGCACGTCGGCCATGTTACCGGTCATGTTGCTTGGACGTCTGCTGTTTGGATCCGGCAATGGTTCCCTCACAA TTGTACAGAACAGGATAACTGCCTATTGGTTCCGTAACAAAGAGTTAGCAATGGCATTTGGTATAACATTGGCCTTTTCACGACTTGGAAGTGTCCTCAACTTTTTTCTGACACAAAGCTTTTCTGAGACCTATGGACTCTCGTGGACGTTGTGGGCAG GAGCTATGCTTTGTGGCCTTGGTTTTATATCAGCCATGATAGTAAGCTTCTTAGATATGTATGGTGTGAGGCAGCTTGGAGATGAGCAAAACCTCAAGGCGGAGTCTAAGAAACTG aaagtgacagatataaaatatttctccCTCTCATACTGGTTGTTGGCTTTAGCTATCATGTTTTTCTACAATGGAGTCTTCCCATTTGTTGCTGATGCTAG TGAATTTATACATGTCAAATACAAATTCAATTTGAAAACTTCCTCATATTTGGCGGGTGCAGTGTATGATGTTTCcatgattgtctcccctttccTGGGAGGCCTGATT GATATCATCGGTCGACGAGGAATCTTAGCTGTTATGTGTGCCAGCCTGACGATACCAGTGTTTGGAATTTTAGCGTTTACGTCCGTTTATCCCTTAGTGGCAACTCTGTGGCTGGGAGTTACTTACTCTTTTGCTGCT GCAAGTCTGTGGCCTTCCATTCCACTGGTGGTCAGCCCAGCTACTGTGGGTACAGCTATGGGTCTAACGACCTCGATACAGATGATCGGGATAGGAGTTTCTAACTTAATAGTTGGGCAAATCCTTGGTAAAAACTTACA TCTGGAGAGAGACGAAACCCTACTGAGATGGAAATATGTAATGATCTTCCTCTTGGCCAACAGTCTTGCCTGTGTATTGACAACAGTGTTCCTCAACATCAATGACAATAGAAGG GGAGGAATTCTAAACCTGAGTCGAAAACAGAAGGCTTTGAAAGCAGCCCAGTTAGAGAATGAACAGGAGGAGAAGGAACCAGACGAGAGTGATCCGTTAATTCCAAATCGTCGCCGCCACGTCATTAACTAA
- the LOC138325181 gene encoding delta(24)-sterol reductase-like yields the protein MAIEFSLQSAAFIGISALISLIGWMNYRGLEYVIKNYRWVFVCLFLLPMSVVYDFFMYFRNWIVFKMNSAPKQHDKKVKDVQDQVKKWDSDGCRRQMCTARPGWMTISFRQGLYKKSSRKIKVNLVDILEIDSINQTVRVEPLVSMGQISAFLNPLGWTLPVLPELDDLTVGGLIMGVGIETSSHKHGLFQHCCVGYELVMADGSVVKCSATENKELFYSVPWSYGTLGFLVSAELKIIPAKTFVRMEYTPVYSQEDMVDTFERETMKKQNNQFVEGLVYSKNTAVIMTGNLTDEADFDKINPIGYFWKPWFFKHVEGFLKKGPDVEYIPIRHYYHRHTRSIFWELQDIIPFGNHPIFRYLFGWSVPPKISLLKLTQGETTKRMYEKYQIIQDMLVPMASLQEALNVFHEEIKMYPLWLCPFKLYNNPGMVHPKGDQDEMYVDIGAYGSPKAINFDAIPTTRRLEAYVTKVNGFQMLYADTYLTREEFRKMFDHSLYDKMRRKLSNCERAFPEVYDKINRKVRT from the exons ATGGCGATTGAATTTTCGTTGCAAAGCGCTGCCTTTATCGGCATCTCCGCTTTAATTTCGCTGATAGGATGGATGAACTATCGGGGTTTAGAATATGTCATCAAGAATTATAGATGGGTgttcgtttgtttgtttctgttgcCCATGTCTGTTGTCTATGATTTCTTCATGTACTTTCGTAATTGGATTGTCTTCAAGATGAATTCAGCCCCAAAACAACATGACAAGAAAGTGAAAGATGTTCAAGATCAG GTGAAAAAATGGGACAGCGATGGTTGCCGCAGACAAATGTGTACAGCCCGTCCAGGATGGATGACAATCAGCTTTCGACAAGGTCTCTACAAAAAAAGTAGCCGTAAGATCAAAGTGAACTTGGTGGACATCCTGGAAATTGATTCCATCAATCAGACAGTCAGAGTTGAGCCATTGGTCAGCATGGGTCAGATTTCAGCCTTTCTCAATCCGCTTGGCTGGACTTTACCCGTCTTACCGGAACTGGACGATCTTACAGTGG GTGGTTTGATCATGGGCGTTGGTATAGAGACCTCCTCACACAAGCATGGCCTGTTCCAGCACTGTTGTGTGGGCTATGAACTTGTCATGGCAGATGGCAGCGTAGTCAAGTGTTCAGCG aCAGAAAACAAGGAGCTCTTCTACTCTGTGCCATGGTCCTATGGTACACTCGGATTCCTGGTTTCTGCAGAATTGAAGATAATTCCAGCTAAGACTTTTGTGCGGATGGAATATACTCCTGTCTACTCACAAGAGGACATGGTCGATACTTTTGAAAGGGAGACGATGAAAAAACAGAATAACCAATTTGTGGAAGGGCTTGTGTACTCAAAGAATACCGCTGTCATAATGACTGGTAACCTCACAGATGAAGCAGATTTTGATAAG ATTAATCCAATTGGTTATTTCTGGAAGCCATGGTTCTTTAAACATGTTGAAGGATTCTTGAAGAAAGGACCTGACGTGGAGTACATTCCGATCAGGCATTACTACCACAGACATACGAGGAGCATCTTCTGGGAACTCCAG GACATTATTCCCTTTGGAAACCATCCAATATTCCGGTACCTGTTTGGCTGGAGTGTTCCACCCAAGATTTCTCTGCTGAAGCTCACCCAGGGAGAAACAACAAAGCGGATGTATGAGAAATACCAGATCATTCAAGACATGTTGGTGCCAATGGCTTCACTCCAAGAAGCTCTGAATGTCTTCCATGAAGAAATCAAA ATGTACCCATTGTGGCTGTGCCCATTTAAGTTGTACAATAACCCTGGAATGGTCCATCCAAAGGGAGATCAGGATGAGATGTACGTAGACATCGGAGCGTATGGTTCTCCAAAAGCAATCAACTTTGATGCCATACCGACCACTCGTCGACTGGAGGCATACGTCACTAAAGTCAATGG CTTCCAGATGCTGTATGCGGACACTTACCTGACAAGAGAGGAGTTCCGTAAGATGTTTGACCACTCCCTGTATGATAAAATGCGGAGGAAGCTGAGTAACTGTGAGAGAGCCTTTCCTGAGGTTTACGACAAGATCAATCGTAAGGTTAGGACGTAG